A region from the Medicago truncatula cultivar Jemalong A17 chromosome 6, MtrunA17r5.0-ANR, whole genome shotgun sequence genome encodes:
- the LOC25496799 gene encoding protein NETWORKED 4B, giving the protein MEGTGDFGEGLDQESLLVTPYYTPYQKQGLQKSGPQPVNLDFSPSSGGVTSTASQKEGSESISSSSSSDSETDSCIKSVIHYHGTAVNTDDEGTTLGKLKEDLADTERQSQFVGEGENKSYDELLKKFIKNEEELRVSNLKLKLSEEEIIKLKNQNEKSEGQLDSVQKELTLNMDELEHKKGQVLELQKQKAELETHVPNLVEQLEVANEHLKISNDEVARLRKELESNLAETRQLQDQLEVAQENVTKLEWQLDSGRKQIRELEDRITWFKTNETNLEVEVQKLKDEMHDVQAQFSFEKDQLHSDIASLSEIKTQLTSTLEEWESRSHSLANKLRRCEAENLEKEELYATQKMVMQGEISSLKEELHQRRHDVEAVNKEFDGHKQKFDMLMTEIDEANANIDNLKAEISFRDDQIANMDRELIQLRAQESELISRSETRLNLVNELKLKVEELEKEVTRQNVVISDRDEEKREAIRQLCFSLDHFKSGYKEILQAFTGHRRHTVIAS; this is encoded by the coding sequence aTGGAGGGCACTGGTGATTTTGGCGAAGGTCTTGACCAAGAAAGTTTATTGGTAACTCCATATTATACTCCATACCAGAAGCAGGGATTGCAGAAGTCTGGTCCTCAACCTGTCAATTTGGACTTCTCTCCTAGCTCAGGTGGTGTTACCTCTACCGCTTCTCAGAAGGAGGGTTCTGAATCaatttcttcatcatcctcCTCTGATTCTGAAACTGACTCTTGTATCAAGTCTGTAATTCATTACCATGGCACAGCAGTGAATACTGACGATGAAGGAACAACTCTAGGTAAGCTGAAAGAAGACCTTGCTGATACCGAAAGACAAAGCCAGTTTGTCGGGGAGggagaaaataaaagttatgaTGAATTGCTGAAGAAGTTCATTAAAAACGAGGAAGAGCTACGAGTTTCCAATTTGAAACTTAAGCTTTCAGAAGAAGAGATTATCAAGTTGAAGAATCAAAATGAGAAAAGTGAGGGTCAACTTGATAGTGTGCAGAAAGAATTAACACTGAATATGGATGAACTTGAACATAAAAAGGGACAGGTGCTGGAGTTGCAAAAGCAAAAAGCTGAGTTGGAGACTCATGTTCCAAATTTGGTGGAACAATTGGAGGTAGCTAATGAACACCTCAAGATATCAAATGATGAAGTTGCAAGATTAAGAAAGGAACTTGAGAGTAATTTAGCTGAGACTCGTCAATTGCAAGACCAGCTTGAAGTGGCACAGGAAAATGTTACTAAATTAGAATGGCAGCTTGATTCAGGCAGAAAGCAAATTCGTGAGTTGGAAGACAGGATTACATGGTTTAAAACTAATGAAACTAACCTTGAAGTTGAGGTGCAAAAACTGAAGGATGAAATGCATGATGTGCAGGCACAGTTTTCTTTTGAGAAAGATCAATTGCATTCTGATATTGCAAGCTTGTCAGAAATAAAAACACAGTTGACCTCAACACTGGAGGAATGGGAGTCTAGAAGCCATTCATTAGCAAACAAGTTAAGGCGATGTGAAGCTGAAAATTTGGAGAAAGAAGAGTTGTATGCTACACAAAAAATGGTTATGCAAGGCGAAATTAGTTCTTTAAAGGAAGAACTTCATCAGAGAAGGCATGATGTGGAAGCTGTGAATAAGGAGTTTGACGGTCATAAACAGAAATTTGACATGCTCATGACTGAAATAGATGAAGCCAATGCCAATATTGATAATCTTAAAGCTGAAATAAGCTTTCGAGATGATCAAATAGCAAATATGGACCGAGAGCTTATCCAGCTTCGTGCACAAGAGAGTGAGCTGATCTCAAGATCTGAAACTAGACTGAATTTAGTAAATGAGTTGAAACTGAAAGTAGAAGAACTTGAAAAAGAGGTGACTAGACAGAATGTTGTGATCTCCGATCGGGATGAAGAGAAGAGGGAGGCAATCCGGCAACTGTGCTTCTCGCTTGATCACTTCAAGAGTGGATATAAAGAAATTCTTCAAGCTTTTACCGGTCATAGGCGTCATACCGTTATAGCCTCCTAA
- the LOC25496800 gene encoding probable LRR receptor-like serine/threonine-protein kinase At1g07650 isoform X1, with amino-acid sequence MGWDLCMCCCFTSTSDIFPKQNKLKWQIFPYELLRKATNYFDEAHILEKKGSATIYYGKLKNGCEITVQCFNENKYHILKQFTNEAAFLNYMPHKNLVTIYGYATHQKESMIVHEYLSNGTLAAHIQGRISDSGTSLTWLSRLDIAIDIANALEYLHYNGIVHRNVKSHNIFLDINFCAKVGNLHLSKKLDIGATRVTRDLIGASGYVDPELVSKGLLGVQNDVYSFGVVLCELVSSMLAEYYIQNEEECLATLLRKKVENQALVELLDVRLGFESDLKINKMMSATAELAFWCLKCPQELRPNMEQVLETLHGIKQGRYEINSIKAFKIFHHAELEEATNKFDTFLGSGGFGRVYYGKLKDGREVAIKRFHEETEKTIQQFMKEIEILSNLHHQNLVSLYGCSSRHSNKYMLVYEYISNGTLTQHLHESSCNKLSWLTRLNIAIETANALVFLHDSGIIHRDIKGSNILLDENFAVKVADFGLSRFLPDYVTHVSTLPVGTRAYIDPDYYETGRVSEKSDVYSFGVILFELISSKPASLMQGTERVALAEFALSKILNKELQLLVDQSLQISFNKNVVEMITTVTELAFQCVQCPKELRPTMKQVLETLQGIRKGKWGFSQIT; translated from the exons ATGGGGTGGGATCTCTGTATGTGCTGCTGCTTCACTAGCACTTCTGACATATTTCCAAAGCAGAATAAATTGAAGTGGCAAATCTTCCCCTATGAGCTACTTAGGAAAGCcacaaattattttgatgaagcTCACATTCTTGAAAAGAAAGGCTCTGCCACTATATATTATG GAAAACTTAAGAATGGTTGTGAGATTACAGTCCAATGCTTTAATGAAAACAAGTACCACATATTGAAACAGTTCACCAATGAAGCTGCATTCCTAAATTACATGCCACACAAAAACCTAGTTACGATTTATGGTTATGCCACTCATCAAAAGGAATCCATGATAGTACATGAATACCTGTCCAACGGGACTCTTGCTGCTCATATTCAAGGCCGAATATCAGATAGCGGAACATCATTAACTTGGCTTAGCAGATTAGATATTGCAATCGATATAGCAAATGCATTGGAATATCTTCACTATAACGGCATTGTGCACCGTAATGTAAAGTCTCACAATATTTtccttgatataaatttttgtgCTAAAGTTGGTAACTTACATTTGTCAAAGAAACTTGATATTGGAGCAACCCGTGTTACAAGAGACTTAATCGGAGCAAGTGGTTATGTAGACCCAGAACTTGTGTCAAAAGGCTTACTGGGTGTCCAAAATGATGTTTATAGCTTTGGGGTGGTATTGTGTGAGCTTGTGTCATCTATGCTTGCAGAATATTATATTCAGAATGAAGAAGAATGTTTGGCAACCCTTCTACGCAAAAAAGTTGAAAACCAAGCTTTAGTAGAGCTGTTGGATGTAAGACTTGGCTTCGAATCAGACCTTAAGATCAACAAGATGATGAGCGCTACGGCTGAGCTTGCATTTTGGTGTCTGAAATGTCCACAAGAATTAAGGCCTAACATGGAACAAGTGCTAGAGACTCTCCATGGCATAAAGCAAGGGAGATATGAGATAAACTCGATAAAAG CTTTCAAAATCTTCCACCATGCCGAACTTGAAGAAGCTACTAACAAGTTTGACACTTTTTTGGGATCTGGAGGGTTCGGCAGAGTCTACTATG gAAAACTTAAAGACGGTAGAGAGGTTGCAATAAAACGCTTCCATGAAGAGACAGAAAAAACCATTCAGCAGTTCATGAAAGAAATTGAGATCTTAAGTAACCTGCATCATCAAAATCTGGTTTCACTTTATGGTTGCAGTTCTCGTCATAGCAACAAGTACATGCTTGTGTACGAGTACATCTCTAATGGAACTCTTACACAACATCTTCACGAATCTTCATGTAATAAACTATCATGGCTTACTAGATTGAATATTGCCATTGAAACTGCGAACGCCTTGGTATTTCTTCACGATTCAGGTATCATCCATCGTGACATAAAAGGAAGCAATATTCTGCTGGATGAAAATTTTGCAGTTAAAGTTGCAGATTTTGGTCTCTCGCGGTTTCTTCCTGACTATGTGACTCATGTTTCAACTCTTCCGGTGGGAACTCGTGCTTACATTGATCCAGATTACTATGAAACTGGAAGGGTCAGTGAGAAAAGTGATGTCTATAGCTTTGGAGTGATCTTATTCGAGCTTATATCTTCCAAACCAGCAAGTTTAATGCAAGGCACCGAGCGTGTCGCTCTTGCCGAATTTGCATTGAGTAAAATCTTAAACAAGGAATTACAGCTGCTAGTGGACCAAAGtcttcaaatttcttttaacaaaaatgtAGTGGAAATGATAACAACGGTGACTGAGTTAGCATTTCAGTGTGTGCAGTGTCCCAAGGAACTCAGGCCAACCATGAAACAGGTGTTAGAGACTCTACAGGGCATACGCAAAGGGAAATGGGGCTTCAGCCAAATAACATAG
- the LOC25496800 gene encoding LEAF RUST 10 DISEASE-RESISTANCEUS RECEPTOR-LIKE PROTEIN KINASE-like 1.1 isoform X2 yields the protein MSYLGKPQIILMKLTFLKRKALPLYIMFTNEAAFLNYMPHKNLVTIYGYATHQKESMIVHEYLSNGTLAAHIQGRISDSGTSLTWLSRLDIAIDIANALEYLHYNGIVHRNVKSHNIFLDINFCAKVGNLHLSKKLDIGATRVTRDLIGASGYVDPELVSKGLLGVQNDVYSFGVVLCELVSSMLAEYYIQNEEECLATLLRKKVENQALVELLDVRLGFESDLKINKMMSATAELAFWCLKCPQELRPNMEQVLETLHGIKQGRYEINSIKAFKIFHHAELEEATNKFDTFLGSGGFGRVYYGKLKDGREVAIKRFHEETEKTIQQFMKEIEILSNLHHQNLVSLYGCSSRHSNKYMLVYEYISNGTLTQHLHESSCNKLSWLTRLNIAIETANALVFLHDSGIIHRDIKGSNILLDENFAVKVADFGLSRFLPDYVTHVSTLPVGTRAYIDPDYYETGRVSEKSDVYSFGVILFELISSKPASLMQGTERVALAEFALSKILNKELQLLVDQSLQISFNKNVVEMITTVTELAFQCVQCPKELRPTMKQVLETLQGIRKGKWGFSQIT from the exons ATGAGCTACTTAGGAAAGCcacaaattattttgatgaagcTCACATTCTTGAAAAGAAAGGCTCTGCCACTATATATTATG TTCACCAATGAAGCTGCATTCCTAAATTACATGCCACACAAAAACCTAGTTACGATTTATGGTTATGCCACTCATCAAAAGGAATCCATGATAGTACATGAATACCTGTCCAACGGGACTCTTGCTGCTCATATTCAAGGCCGAATATCAGATAGCGGAACATCATTAACTTGGCTTAGCAGATTAGATATTGCAATCGATATAGCAAATGCATTGGAATATCTTCACTATAACGGCATTGTGCACCGTAATGTAAAGTCTCACAATATTTtccttgatataaatttttgtgCTAAAGTTGGTAACTTACATTTGTCAAAGAAACTTGATATTGGAGCAACCCGTGTTACAAGAGACTTAATCGGAGCAAGTGGTTATGTAGACCCAGAACTTGTGTCAAAAGGCTTACTGGGTGTCCAAAATGATGTTTATAGCTTTGGGGTGGTATTGTGTGAGCTTGTGTCATCTATGCTTGCAGAATATTATATTCAGAATGAAGAAGAATGTTTGGCAACCCTTCTACGCAAAAAAGTTGAAAACCAAGCTTTAGTAGAGCTGTTGGATGTAAGACTTGGCTTCGAATCAGACCTTAAGATCAACAAGATGATGAGCGCTACGGCTGAGCTTGCATTTTGGTGTCTGAAATGTCCACAAGAATTAAGGCCTAACATGGAACAAGTGCTAGAGACTCTCCATGGCATAAAGCAAGGGAGATATGAGATAAACTCGATAAAAG CTTTCAAAATCTTCCACCATGCCGAACTTGAAGAAGCTACTAACAAGTTTGACACTTTTTTGGGATCTGGAGGGTTCGGCAGAGTCTACTATG gAAAACTTAAAGACGGTAGAGAGGTTGCAATAAAACGCTTCCATGAAGAGACAGAAAAAACCATTCAGCAGTTCATGAAAGAAATTGAGATCTTAAGTAACCTGCATCATCAAAATCTGGTTTCACTTTATGGTTGCAGTTCTCGTCATAGCAACAAGTACATGCTTGTGTACGAGTACATCTCTAATGGAACTCTTACACAACATCTTCACGAATCTTCATGTAATAAACTATCATGGCTTACTAGATTGAATATTGCCATTGAAACTGCGAACGCCTTGGTATTTCTTCACGATTCAGGTATCATCCATCGTGACATAAAAGGAAGCAATATTCTGCTGGATGAAAATTTTGCAGTTAAAGTTGCAGATTTTGGTCTCTCGCGGTTTCTTCCTGACTATGTGACTCATGTTTCAACTCTTCCGGTGGGAACTCGTGCTTACATTGATCCAGATTACTATGAAACTGGAAGGGTCAGTGAGAAAAGTGATGTCTATAGCTTTGGAGTGATCTTATTCGAGCTTATATCTTCCAAACCAGCAAGTTTAATGCAAGGCACCGAGCGTGTCGCTCTTGCCGAATTTGCATTGAGTAAAATCTTAAACAAGGAATTACAGCTGCTAGTGGACCAAAGtcttcaaatttcttttaacaaaaatgtAGTGGAAATGATAACAACGGTGACTGAGTTAGCATTTCAGTGTGTGCAGTGTCCCAAGGAACTCAGGCCAACCATGAAACAGGTGTTAGAGACTCTACAGGGCATACGCAAAGGGAAATGGGGCTTCAGCCAAATAACATAG
- the LOC25496801 gene encoding LEAF RUST 10 DISEASE-RESISTANCEUS RECEPTOR-LIKE PROTEIN KINASE-like 2.4 translates to MPPPLHLQAFSFIINIFLFLALFIIPIHITSDVESFKSCAPFSCGNFTNVSYPFWSVNNQPSYCGHPNFNLDCEHGNLTIEIKSQKFHIIDINQTSRLLRIARLDLWSNDAATIVSCPKKYIIVNLDLDFFNYTSKYEKYTLLYECGPLPDPYSSSLSSEVSQVISCLIEGKPRNAYLVSSAKVVDFIGLGCMNNITIPGLKSSIIEDSDSVVDVLDKGFDVRWSGVEEDICDGCIKSGGRCGYNASENAVLCMCPNQESYGDCGFCRLKSTTEILPDEPDCKRLTLRSPKGKQLSWKGKMKIILGVGSVAIVALLMCIIICCYRGKSSILHVKFWFKTKNDINIEEFLKDHRALLQKRYKFSEIKKMTNSFKIKLGQGGFGAVYKGKLFNGSLVAVKILNASKGIGEDFINEVTSITRTSHVNVVTLLGFCFEGCNKALVYEFMSNGSLDKFIYNKGPETIASLSWDNLYQIAKGIARSLEYLHRGCNIRILHFDIKPHNILLDENLCPKISDFGLAKLCLKKESTIFMSNARGTVGYVAPEVWNRQFGGVSHKSDVYSYGMMLLEMVGVRNNIDVKTNQTSEYFPDWIYNKLETDSDLRSDIVMAIEENEIAKGMTIVGLWCIQTLPNDRPTMSRVIEMLEGSMNILEIPPKPLVSSPTRSLLESSTS, encoded by the exons ATGCCTCCCCCTCTTCATCTTCAGGCTTTTtccttcatcatcaacatctttCTCTTCCTTGCACTCTTCATAATCCCAATACATATCACTAGTGACGTTGAAAGCTTCAAATCTTGTGCACCTTTTAGTTGTGGAAATTTCACCAACGTTAGTTATCCATTTTGGAGTGTTAACAACCAACCAAGTTATTGTGGCCACCCAAACTTCAACCTTGATTGTGAACATGGCAACTTGACTATTGAGATCAAGTCACAAAAGTTTCACATCATTGATATAAATCAAACATCTCGACTTTTGAGGATTGCCCGGTTGGATTTATGGAGTAATGATGCTGCTACTATTGTTTCTTGTCCCAAGAAATATATCATTGTAAACCTAGATTTGGATTTCTTCAACTACACTTCCAAGTATGAAAAGTATACACTATTGTACGAGTGTGGCCCTCTTCCTGATCCATACTCGTCTTCTTTGAGTTCAGAAGTTTCTCAAGTGATTTCTTGCCTCATAGAGGGTAAACCTCGTAATGCATACTTGGTGTCAAGTGCTAAAGTGGTTGATTTTATTGGTTTGGGATGTATGAATAATATTACAATACCTGGCCTAAAGAGCTCCATCATAGAAGACTCGGATTCTGTGGTTGATGTTTTAGACAAAGGATTTGATGTTAGGTGGAGTGGCGTGGAAGAAGACATATGTGATGGTTGCATAAAATCTGGTGGGAGATGTGGATACAATGCATCTGAGAATGCAGTTTTGTGTATGTGTCCTAATCAAGAGTCTTATGGTGATTGCGGGTTTTGCCGCCTGAAGTCAACAACTGAGATTTTGCCGGATGAGCCTGATTGCAAAAGACTTACGTTACGCAGTCCGAAGG GTAAGCAGCTGAGCTGGAAAGGGAAAATGAAAATCATTCTAG GTGTTGGAAGTGTAGCAATAGTTGCATTGCTGATGTGCATCATAATCTGTTGTTATAGAGGCAAGTCATCGATACTAcatgtaaaattttggtttaagacaaagaatgatataaacattgaagaatttttaaaagatCATAGAGCACTATtacaaaaaagatataaattttcagaaataaagaaaatgacaaACTCATTCAAAATTAAACTTGGTCAAGGGGGTTTTGGTGCTGTGTACAAAGGAAAGTTATTCAATGGTTCTCTTGTAGCAGTGAAGATTTTGAATGCATCGAAAGGAATTGGTGAAGACTTTATTAATGAGGTTACTAGTATTACTAGAACCTCACATGTTAATGTTGTTACCCTTcttggattttgttttgaaggttGTAATAAAGCTCTCGTATATGAATTTATGTCTAATGGTTCCCTTGACAAATTTATTTACAATAAGGGACCTGAAACCATTGCATCTTTAAGTTGGGATAATTTGTATCAAATTGCCAAAGGGATAGCTCGAAGTTTGGAGTATTTGCATAGGGGGTGTAATATCCGGATTTTACATTTTGACATAAAACCGCATAACATTCTTTTAGATGAAAATTTATGTCCAAAGATTTCAGATTTTGGACTTGCAAAGCTCTGTCTCAAGAAAGAGAGCACTATTTTCATGTCAAATGCAAGAGGAACAGTCGGATATGTAGCTCCAGAAGTATGGAATAGACAATTTGGAGGAGTTTCACACAAGTCTGATGTTTATAGTTATGGAATGATGCTTTTAGAGATGGTGGGAGTGAGAAACAATATTGATGttaaaacaaatcaaactagCGAGTATTTTCCAGATTGGATATACAATAAGCTAGAAACGGATAGTGATTTGAGATCTGACATAGTGATGGCCATTGAAGAAAATGAGATTGCAAAAGGAATGACTATTGTTGGTTTATGGTGCATTCAAACATTGCCAAATGATCGACCAACAATGAGTAGAGTGATTGAAATGTTGGAAGGTAGCATGAATATCCTTGAAATACCACCAAAACCTTTGGTTTCTTCTCCTACAAGATCATTATTGGAATCTTCAACTTCTTGA